In one window of Thermus aquaticus DNA:
- a CDS encoding sensor histidine kinase, with amino-acid sequence MTLRTRITLLTAGLLLVTLLLLGFALDGLLRSFLYRNLRAELLEAGNQVVRLLNLGGQALLEAGLPPSLYAEVQLLPEENPALLAKEGGISLQKSPALGSQRLVLKEREYETLLKEGEVWAEVELPREDRPLRLLVYARKVEVNLAGAVWKGVLLVGKPTEDLEATLEQFGRIYAGTALLVLLLALLLARSLVARALEPLEWLARRAESMPDRPEPLPEPEGNDEVAALVRALNGMIARMQKALEAQTRFLQDASHELRTPVTAILGHVGYLLRRTPLTETQRESLEIVRREAERMGKLVSDLLELSQSGTWRIEPVPIRVLDLLEEVKEEFARSFEGEILVEAPEELYVRGDPDRLHQVLANLVSNALKAGAKRVWLRAFDLGDRVVVRVEDDGEGIPPEHLPHLFERFYRVDKARDRERGGSGLGLAIVKAILEAHGGEIWVESQVGQGTAFSFSLPSAAPPPPPR; translated from the coding sequence ATGACCCTCAGGACCCGGATCACCCTCCTCACGGCGGGCCTTCTCCTCGTCACCCTACTCCTTTTGGGCTTCGCCCTGGATGGGCTTCTAAGGAGCTTCCTCTACCGCAACCTGAGGGCGGAGCTTCTGGAAGCGGGCAACCAGGTGGTCCGCCTCCTGAACCTGGGCGGACAGGCCCTCCTGGAGGCCGGCCTTCCCCCAAGCCTCTACGCCGAGGTCCAGCTCCTCCCTGAGGAAAACCCCGCCCTTCTGGCCAAGGAGGGGGGCATCAGCCTGCAAAAAAGCCCGGCTCTGGGAAGCCAGCGTCTGGTCCTGAAGGAGAGGGAGTACGAAACCCTCCTGAAGGAGGGGGAGGTCTGGGCGGAGGTGGAGCTTCCTCGGGAGGACCGGCCCCTTAGGCTTCTGGTCTACGCCAGGAAGGTAGAGGTAAACCTGGCTGGGGCGGTCTGGAAGGGAGTCCTCCTGGTGGGCAAGCCCACGGAGGACCTGGAGGCCACCCTGGAGCAGTTCGGCCGCATCTACGCCGGGACGGCCCTTCTGGTCCTCCTCCTGGCCCTCCTCCTGGCCCGGAGCCTGGTGGCCCGGGCCCTGGAGCCTTTGGAGTGGCTCGCCCGCCGGGCCGAGTCCATGCCCGACCGCCCTGAGCCCCTCCCCGAGCCCGAGGGCAACGACGAGGTGGCCGCCTTGGTGAGGGCCCTGAACGGCATGATCGCCCGCATGCAAAAGGCCCTCGAGGCCCAGACCCGCTTCCTTCAGGACGCCTCCCACGAGCTCAGGACCCCCGTCACCGCCATCCTGGGGCACGTGGGCTACCTCCTGCGCCGCACCCCCCTGACGGAAACCCAAAGGGAAAGCCTGGAGATCGTGCGGCGGGAGGCAGAGCGCATGGGCAAGCTGGTCTCGGACCTCCTGGAGCTTTCGCAAAGCGGCACCTGGCGCATAGAGCCCGTGCCCATCAGGGTCCTGGACCTTTTGGAGGAGGTCAAGGAGGAGTTCGCCCGAAGCTTTGAGGGGGAGATCCTGGTGGAGGCCCCGGAGGAGCTCTATGTGCGGGGGGACCCGGACCGCCTCCACCAGGTCCTGGCCAACCTGGTCTCCAACGCCCTCAAGGCGGGGGCTAAGCGGGTGTGGCTCAGGGCCTTTGACCTGGGGGACCGGGTGGTGGTGCGGGTAGAGGACGACGGGGAGGGGATCCCCCCGGAGCACCTCCCCCACCTCTTTGAACGCTTTTACCGGGTGGACAAGGCCCGGGACCGGGAGCGGGGGGGCTCGGGCCTCGGCCTGGCCATCGTGAAGGCTATCCTCGA
- a CDS encoding response regulator transcription factor — translation MEPPLILIVEDEKDIARFIELELQAEGYRTEVAHDGITGLSKFREVNPNLVILDLMLPVMDGIEVARRIRKTSNVPILILTAKDRIEDKVQGLDAGADDYLVKPFSIEELLARVRAHLRRVTPAITGEIRVADLVINLEGREVFRAGRRIELSNKEFELLELLAKNPGKVFTRYEIEEKVWPGYQGGSNVVDVYIGYLRKKLEAGGERRLIHTVRGVGYVLRED, via the coding sequence ATGGAACCCCCTCTGATCCTGATCGTAGAGGACGAAAAGGACATCGCCCGCTTCATAGAGCTGGAGCTTCAGGCCGAGGGCTACCGCACCGAGGTGGCCCACGACGGCATCACCGGGCTTTCCAAGTTCCGGGAGGTGAACCCCAACCTGGTCATCCTGGACCTGATGCTCCCCGTCATGGACGGGATTGAGGTGGCCAGGCGCATCCGCAAAACCTCCAACGTGCCCATCCTCATCCTCACCGCCAAGGACCGCATTGAGGACAAGGTGCAGGGCCTGGACGCCGGGGCCGACGACTACCTGGTGAAGCCCTTTTCCATTGAGGAGCTTCTGGCCCGGGTGCGGGCCCACCTGCGCCGGGTGACCCCGGCCATCACCGGGGAGATCCGGGTGGCGGACCTGGTCATCAACCTCGAGGGCCGGGAGGTCTTCCGGGCCGGGAGGCGCATTGAGCTCTCCAACAAGGAGTTTGAGCTTCTGGAGCTTCTGGCCAAGAACCCGGGCAAGGTCTTCACCCGCTACGAGATAGAGGAAAAGGTCTGGCCCGGCTACCAGGGCGGGAGCAACGTGGTAGACGTTTACATCGGCTACCTGCGTAAGAAGCTGGAGGCGGGCGGGGAGCGCCGCCTCATCCACACGGTACGGGGCGTGGGGTACGTGCTGAGGGAGGACTGA
- a CDS encoding AAA family ATPase: MALERLREVLAQALFGQEEVIEALLATVLARGHALLEGVPGLGKTLLAESFARASGLSYKRIQFTPDLLPQDLTGSEVFREGRFEFVKGPIFAQVVLADEINRAPPKVQSALLEAMQERAVTAGGVRHPLPEPFFVVATQNPLELEGTYPLPEAQLDRFTARIVFRPPRQEVWLRILTEEPKAPEPQEVDLLKAQEEAKAVRVAKEALEAITHVAFLTAEDKRLRMGLSPRGAKAWLALAKALAHLRGKPLVDWKELRDAAFLALPHRLFLTEEALYGGESAEKVLAEALRKGGVP, encoded by the coding sequence GTGGCCCTGGAGCGCCTGAGGGAGGTCCTGGCCCAGGCCCTCTTCGGCCAGGAGGAGGTCATTGAGGCCCTCCTGGCCACGGTCCTGGCCCGGGGGCACGCCCTTCTGGAGGGTGTTCCGGGCCTGGGCAAGACCCTTCTTGCGGAAAGCTTCGCCCGGGCGAGCGGCCTAAGCTACAAGCGCATCCAGTTCACCCCCGACCTCCTCCCCCAGGACCTGACGGGGAGCGAGGTCTTCCGCGAGGGGCGCTTTGAGTTCGTCAAGGGGCCCATCTTCGCCCAGGTGGTCCTGGCCGACGAGATCAACCGGGCCCCGCCCAAGGTCCAGTCGGCCCTCCTCGAGGCCATGCAGGAAAGGGCGGTTACCGCCGGCGGGGTGCGCCACCCCCTCCCCGAGCCCTTCTTCGTGGTGGCCACCCAGAACCCCCTGGAGCTGGAGGGCACCTACCCCCTGCCCGAGGCCCAGCTGGACCGCTTCACCGCCCGCATCGTCTTCCGCCCCCCCAGGCAGGAGGTGTGGCTCAGGATCCTCACCGAGGAGCCCAAGGCGCCGGAGCCCCAGGAGGTAGACCTCCTAAAGGCCCAGGAGGAGGCCAAAGCGGTGCGGGTGGCCAAGGAAGCCCTGGAGGCCATCACCCACGTGGCCTTCCTGACCGCCGAGGACAAAAGGCTCCGCATGGGCCTCTCCCCCAGGGGGGCCAAGGCCTGGCTGGCCCTGGCCAAGGCCCTGGCCCACCTCCGGGGGAAGCCCCTGGTGGACTGGAAGGAGCTCAGGGACGCCGCCTTTTTGGCCCTCCCCCACCGCCTCTTCCTCACCGAGGAGGCCCTTTACGGGGGAGAGAGCGCCGAGAAGGTGCTCGCGGAAGCCCTGAGGAAAGGAGGCGTGCCGTGA
- a CDS encoding elongation factor G codes for MIRTVALVGHAQSGKTTLTEALLYKTGAKDRMGRVEDGTTTTDYTPEAKLHRTTVRTGVAPLRHRGHRIFLLDAPGYGDFVGEIRGALEAADAALVAVSAENGVQVGTERAWTVAERLGLPRMVVVTKLDKGGDYYALLSDLRSTLGHILPIDLPLYEGGRWVGLMDVFHGKAYRYQNGEEVEVPIPEGEQRRVQSFRQEVLEAIVETDEGLLEKYLEGEEVTGEALEKAFHEAVRRGLLYPVALASGATGIGVLPLLDLILEAFPSPEERFGEGPALAKVFKVQVDPFMGQVAYVRLYRGRLKPGDALMSEAGTIRLPHLYVPMGKDLLEVEGAEAGYILGLPKAENLHRGMVLWQGERPESEEIPFARLPEPNVPVAIHPKGRTDEARLGEALRKLLEEDPSLKLERQEETGELLLWGHGELHLTTAKERLADYGVEVEFSVPKVPYRETIRRVAEGQGKYKKQTGGHGQYGDVWLRLEPAPEYGFEWRITGGVIPSKYQEAIEKGILEAAKKGVLAGYPVMGFKAIVYNGSYHEVDSSDLAFQIAASMAFKKVMAEASPTLLEPIYEIKVLAPQERVGDILSDLQARRGRILGMEQEGALAAVRAEVPLAEVLEYYKALPGLTGGAGAYTLEFSHYQEVPPPLAQKIIQSRAQEG; via the coding sequence ATGATCCGAACCGTCGCCCTGGTGGGCCACGCGCAAAGCGGCAAAACCACCCTCACCGAAGCCCTTCTCTACAAAACGGGGGCCAAGGACCGCATGGGCCGGGTGGAGGACGGCACCACCACCACGGACTACACCCCCGAGGCCAAACTTCACCGCACCACGGTGCGCACCGGGGTGGCCCCCTTGCGCCACAGGGGGCACCGCATCTTCCTCCTGGACGCCCCCGGCTACGGGGACTTCGTGGGGGAGATCCGGGGGGCCCTCGAGGCCGCCGACGCCGCCTTGGTGGCCGTCTCGGCGGAAAACGGGGTCCAGGTGGGGACGGAAAGGGCCTGGACCGTGGCCGAGCGCCTGGGCCTTCCCCGGATGGTGGTGGTCACCAAGCTGGACAAGGGCGGGGACTACTACGCCCTTCTATCTGACCTCCGAAGCACCCTGGGCCACATCCTCCCCATAGACCTCCCCCTCTACGAGGGGGGCAGGTGGGTGGGGCTCATGGACGTCTTCCACGGGAAGGCCTACCGCTACCAAAACGGGGAGGAAGTGGAGGTGCCCATCCCGGAAGGGGAGCAAAGGAGGGTGCAAAGCTTCCGCCAGGAGGTCCTGGAGGCCATCGTGGAGACCGACGAGGGCCTCTTGGAGAAGTACCTGGAGGGGGAGGAGGTGACGGGCGAGGCCCTGGAGAAGGCCTTCCACGAGGCGGTGCGCCGGGGCCTCCTCTACCCCGTGGCCCTGGCCTCAGGGGCAACGGGCATCGGGGTCCTGCCCCTATTGGACCTGATCCTGGAGGCCTTCCCCTCCCCAGAGGAGCGCTTCGGGGAAGGCCCGGCGCTGGCCAAGGTCTTCAAGGTGCAGGTGGACCCCTTCATGGGCCAGGTGGCCTACGTCCGCCTCTACCGGGGAAGGCTGAAGCCGGGGGACGCCCTCATGAGCGAGGCGGGGACCATCCGCCTTCCCCACCTCTACGTCCCCATGGGCAAGGACCTCCTCGAGGTGGAGGGGGCGGAGGCGGGCTACATCCTGGGCCTTCCCAAGGCGGAAAACCTCCACCGGGGCATGGTCCTCTGGCAGGGGGAAAGGCCCGAGAGCGAGGAGATCCCCTTCGCCCGCCTCCCCGAGCCCAACGTGCCCGTGGCCATCCACCCCAAGGGGCGCACGGACGAGGCCAGGCTGGGCGAGGCCCTGAGGAAGCTTCTGGAGGAGGACCCGAGCCTCAAGCTGGAGCGCCAGGAGGAGACGGGCGAGCTCCTCCTCTGGGGCCACGGGGAGCTCCACCTCACCACCGCCAAGGAGAGGCTCGCCGACTACGGGGTGGAGGTGGAGTTCTCCGTGCCCAAGGTGCCCTACCGGGAGACCATAAGGCGGGTGGCCGAGGGCCAGGGCAAGTACAAGAAGCAGACCGGGGGGCACGGCCAGTACGGGGACGTCTGGCTCCGCCTCGAGCCTGCCCCCGAGTACGGCTTTGAGTGGCGCATCACCGGGGGGGTCATCCCCTCCAAGTACCAGGAGGCCATAGAGAAGGGGATCCTGGAGGCGGCCAAGAAGGGGGTTCTGGCGGGCTACCCCGTGATGGGCTTCAAGGCCATCGTCTACAACGGCTCCTACCACGAGGTGGACTCCTCGGACCTGGCCTTCCAGATCGCCGCCAGCATGGCCTTCAAGAAGGTGATGGCCGAGGCGAGCCCCACCCTTTTGGAGCCCATCTACGAGATCAAGGTCCTGGCCCCCCAGGAGCGGGTGGGGGACATCCTCTCCGACCTGCAGGCCAGGCGGGGCCGGATCCTGGGCATGGAGCAGGAGGGGGCCCTGGCGGCCGTGCGGGCCGAGGTGCCTTTAGCCGAGGTCCTGGAGTACTACAAGGCCCTCCCCGGCCTCACGGGCGGCGCCGGGGCCTACACCCTGGAGTTCAGCCACTACCAGGAGGTGCCCCCGCCCCTGGCCCAGAAGATCATCCAGAGCCGGGCCCAGGAGGGCTGA
- a CDS encoding Mov34/MPN/PAD-1 family protein: MLYVPRRLLEETQAHLRQEFPKEGVGLWGGRREVERVIPLPNAHPSPLTAYLAEPLALLKALKALEKEGMALLAIYHSHPKGPAFPSPTDLQEARWRVPYVIFGTDGFRAFLLPEGREVGIVVL, from the coding sequence ATGCTCTACGTGCCCAGGAGGCTTCTAGAGGAAACCCAGGCCCACCTCAGGCAGGAGTTCCCCAAGGAGGGGGTGGGCCTCTGGGGGGGGAGGCGGGAGGTGGAGCGGGTCATCCCCCTGCCCAACGCCCACCCCAGCCCCCTAACCGCCTACCTGGCCGAGCCCCTGGCCCTCCTCAAGGCCCTGAAGGCCCTGGAGAAGGAGGGGATGGCCCTTCTCGCCATCTACCACTCCCACCCCAAAGGCCCCGCCTTCCCCAGCCCCACGGACCTCCAGGAGGCCCGCTGGCGGGTGCCCTACGTCATCTTCGGCACCGACGGCTTCCGGGCCTTTCTCCTCCCCGAGGGCCGGGAGGTGGGGATCGTGGTCCTTTAG
- a CDS encoding flavin reductase family protein, giving the protein MDLEAKKKVLRSFTYGLYILTAQDGEEVAAGTVNWVTQASFQPPLIALGVKAESRLHALIERTGKLCLMTLAHDQKGIAQDFFKPTTREGDRLNGHPFAPSPTFGLPLLTELPYWLEAEVRHLYKGGDHSLVVAQVVEAGVRYEARPLVMWDTGWFYGG; this is encoded by the coding sequence ATGGACCTCGAGGCCAAGAAGAAAGTCCTGAGGAGCTTCACCTACGGCCTTTACATCCTCACGGCCCAGGACGGAGAGGAGGTGGCGGCGGGCACGGTGAACTGGGTGACCCAGGCCTCCTTCCAGCCCCCCCTCATCGCCCTGGGGGTCAAGGCGGAAAGCCGCCTCCACGCCCTCATTGAGCGCACGGGGAAGCTTTGCCTCATGACCCTGGCCCACGACCAGAAGGGGATCGCCCAGGACTTCTTCAAGCCCACGACCCGGGAGGGGGACCGGCTCAACGGCCACCCCTTTGCGCCCTCCCCCACCTTCGGCCTGCCCCTCCTCACCGAGCTCCCCTACTGGCTGGAGGCCGAGGTGCGCCACCTCTATAAGGGCGGCGACCACAGCCTGGTGGTGGCCCAGGTGGTGGAGGCCGGGGTGCGGTACGAGGCCAGGCCCCTGGTCATGTGGGACACGGGCTGGTTCTACGGGGGCTAA
- a CDS encoding inositol monophosphatase family protein: MIGRRHPYHPHLLSMLEAARLARGIHLYYLEKGFTQGTKSGPTDLVTQADRESEEAIKELLLSRFPEAGFLGEEGGSEGSKALRFIVDPLDGTVNYAHGFPFYGVSLALEAEGVIQAGVVMDTARGETFYALRGEGAYLDGRPIRVTQRAELLGSLLATGFPYDVAKDAENLIYFGRALRRGLLVRRPGAAALDLAYVAAGRLEGFWEVKLNPWDVAAGWLLVEEAGGRVTDLEGKPYRLGHRYIVATNGQIHEALLQALLSD; this comes from the coding sequence GTGATCGGCAGGCGCCACCCCTACCACCCCCATCTCCTTTCCATGCTGGAAGCGGCCCGCCTGGCCCGGGGCATCCACCTCTACTACCTGGAAAAGGGCTTCACCCAGGGCACCAAGTCGGGGCCCACGGACCTGGTGACCCAGGCGGACCGGGAGTCCGAGGAGGCCATCAAGGAGCTTCTCCTAAGCCGCTTCCCCGAGGCGGGCTTCCTGGGCGAGGAGGGCGGGAGCGAGGGCAGTAAGGCCCTGCGCTTCATCGTGGACCCCCTGGACGGCACGGTCAACTACGCCCACGGCTTCCCCTTCTACGGGGTCTCCCTGGCCCTCGAGGCCGAGGGGGTCATCCAGGCGGGGGTGGTCATGGACACGGCCCGGGGGGAGACCTTCTACGCCCTGAGGGGGGAAGGGGCCTACCTGGACGGGAGGCCCATCCGGGTCACCCAAAGGGCCGAGCTCTTAGGAAGCCTTCTCGCCACGGGCTTCCCCTACGACGTGGCCAAGGACGCCGAGAACCTCATCTACTTTGGGCGGGCCCTCAGGCGGGGGCTTCTGGTGCGCCGCCCGGGGGCCGCCGCCCTGGACCTGGCCTACGTGGCCGCGGGCCGCCTCGAGGGCTTCTGGGAGGTGAAGCTGAACCCCTGGGACGTGGCCGCAGGGTGGCTGTTGGTGGAGGAGGCGGGGGGAAGGGTCACGGACCTGGAGGGGAAGCCCTACCGCCTGGGCCACCGCTACATCGTGGCCACCAACGGCCAAATCCACGAGGCCCTTTTGCAGGCCCTGCTCTCTGACTAA
- a CDS encoding phosphoribosylanthranilate isomerase, giving the protein MRVKICGLTRLEDALLAESLGAWALGFVLAPGSPRRVDPERARAISQALGPFVARVGVFRDQGPEEVLRLMEKARLQVAQLHGLEPPEWAERVGAFYPVIKAFALEGPARPEWASYPASALLLDSKNPGSGQGYPRDWARPLLQTGKRVILAGGIGPENLEEVLALNPYGVDLASGVEEAPGVKSEAKLRALFARMMGG; this is encoded by the coding sequence GTGCGGGTAAAGATCTGCGGCCTCACCCGCCTGGAGGACGCCCTCCTGGCCGAGTCCCTGGGAGCCTGGGCCTTGGGCTTCGTCCTGGCCCCGGGCTCCCCGAGGCGGGTGGACCCAGAGAGGGCCCGGGCCATCTCCCAGGCCCTGGGGCCCTTCGTGGCCCGGGTGGGGGTCTTCCGGGACCAGGGCCCGGAAGAGGTCCTGCGGCTCATGGAAAAGGCCCGCCTCCAGGTGGCCCAGCTCCACGGCCTCGAGCCCCCGGAGTGGGCGGAGCGGGTGGGCGCGTTCTATCCCGTCATCAAGGCCTTCGCCCTGGAAGGCCCCGCCAGGCCGGAGTGGGCCAGCTACCCGGCGAGCGCCCTCCTTCTGGACAGCAAAAACCCAGGAAGCGGCCAGGGCTACCCCAGGGACTGGGCGAGGCCCCTCCTCCAGACCGGCAAGCGGGTCATCCTGGCGGGGGGGATTGGCCCGGAGAACCTGGAGGAGGTCCTGGCCCTGAACCCCTACGGCGTGGACCTGGCCAGCGGCGTGGAGGAGGCCCCCGGGGTCAAGAGCGAGGCTAAGCTGAGGGCGCTTTTCGCCCGTATGATGGGAGGGTGA